The following are encoded in a window of bacterium genomic DNA:
- a CDS encoding FixH family protein, translated as MLRWLAIIIMTVVFISSCEKDKNSSDPVNDMVLIGQGYDQGVLVSVYSEDTLTTGYNAIYTRLQDSASGEILDEGHIHLSPVMHMTEMTHAAPYGNPESEEAEEGLFEGYVVFQMPGNDMEYWELEVEFHDHHSGKEGSVMIEPKVKSSNRCKVVTGTDAKSYILSWKKPRVPEVGLNTLELMVHERVSMMSFPDVTDATLAIEPTMPSMGHGSPNNVDPVYVSGAVYRGKVNFTMTGDWQVDVSITRNAATVVETHFDVTVD; from the coding sequence ATGTTACGTTGGTTAGCAATTATCATCATGACGGTTGTTTTTATTTCGTCTTGTGAAAAAGACAAAAATTCGTCCGATCCCGTCAACGATATGGTTTTGATAGGTCAAGGATACGATCAAGGTGTTTTGGTTTCGGTGTATTCCGAAGATACGTTGACTACCGGATATAACGCGATCTATACGCGTTTGCAGGATTCGGCGAGCGGAGAAATACTTGACGAAGGGCATATTCACTTGTCACCGGTGATGCATATGACGGAAATGACACATGCCGCACCGTACGGTAATCCGGAAAGTGAAGAAGCGGAAGAAGGATTATTTGAAGGGTATGTCGTATTTCAAATGCCGGGCAATGACATGGAGTATTGGGAATTGGAAGTGGAATTTCACGATCACCACAGCGGTAAAGAAGGTTCGGTGATGATCGAACCCAAGGTCAAATCTTCCAATCGTTGTAAAGTCGTAACGGGAACGGATGCGAAGTCGTACATTCTTTCATGGAAAAAACCGCGTGTACCGGAAGTCGGTTTGAACACATTGGAGCTGATGGTGCATGAGCGCGTATCCATGATGTCATTTCCCGATGTGACCGATGCGACTCTTGCGATCGAACCGACGATGCCGTCTATGGGACACGGATCGCCTAATAACGTAGATCCGGTGTATGTTAGCGGCGCCGTATATCGCGGAAAAGTCAATTTTACGATGACCGGCGATTGGCAAGTGGATGTCAGCATTACCCGCAATGCGGCAACCGTTGTGGAAACGCATTTTGATGTTACCGTTGATTAG
- a CDS encoding CopD family protein, which yields MLTGYFISVFLHILCAMIWVGGLIFFVIVFVPLLRNPDYKNVAPKIVLWAGERFRFWGWIVFGLLLTTGLYNVFARGYSWGDFFKSEFYDSHFGHTLGIKITLFMLLLVLGGLHDFWLGPKATRMWRDTPDHPSVPGLRKAASWIGRVNLLISLIIVFLAVMIVRGNPW from the coding sequence ATGTTGACCGGTTATTTTATATCCGTATTTCTGCATATTCTTTGTGCCATGATTTGGGTGGGCGGTTTGATTTTTTTTGTGATTGTGTTTGTTCCGCTTCTCCGCAATCCGGATTATAAAAATGTGGCACCGAAAATCGTATTATGGGCCGGAGAACGTTTTCGTTTTTGGGGCTGGATCGTATTTGGTTTGCTGCTCACTACCGGTTTATATAATGTATTTGCCCGAGGGTATTCCTGGGGTGATTTTTTTAAATCCGAATTTTATGACAGCCATTTCGGGCACACACTGGGAATTAAAATCACGCTGTTTATGCTGCTATTAGTGCTTGGCGGTTTGCATGATTTTTGGCTTGGACCCAAAGCCACCCGTATGTGGCGCGATACCCCGGATCATCCGTCGGTACCCGGACTGCGCAAAGCGGCGTCTTGGATCGGCCGCGTAAATCTGCTAATCAGTCTGATTATTGTTTTTTTGGCCGTCATGATAGTTCGTGGAAACCCGTGGTGA
- a CDS encoding ABC transporter permease subunit, which produces MDALQKILKFEWYDQIRNKWIILYTAFFFVLTFGLFQLQGDASRVFLTMTQILLLIVPLVSMIFGAMHVYHSREFIEILLCQPIRRSKLFWGVYLGMALPLAGGFVVGAGVPILMFGYNSIPDWRIPVMLLGTGLLLTLIFSALAFGIAMRTDDKLKGIGFALGLWFALALLFDGMVLYIVYAFADYPLEKPLIGISMLNPINIARSMILMKMDVAAMMGYTGAAFKKFFGGSLGVIVSLAALVGWAVIPLFVAKRHFLKKDF; this is translated from the coding sequence GTGGACGCTCTCCAAAAAATACTAAAATTCGAATGGTACGATCAGATCCGTAATAAATGGATCATTTTGTACACGGCTTTTTTCTTTGTGCTGACCTTCGGGTTGTTTCAATTGCAAGGGGATGCAAGTCGCGTATTTCTGACGATGACGCAGATTTTGCTTCTTATCGTACCGCTGGTAAGTATGATATTCGGCGCCATGCATGTATATCACTCGCGCGAATTTATTGAAATTCTTCTGTGCCAACCGATACGTCGCAGCAAACTATTTTGGGGCGTGTATCTCGGAATGGCGCTGCCGCTGGCAGGAGGGTTTGTCGTCGGCGCAGGTGTTCCGATACTGATGTTCGGTTATAACTCGATACCGGATTGGCGAATCCCTGTAATGTTGCTGGGGACAGGTTTATTGCTAACGCTGATTTTTAGCGCGCTGGCTTTTGGTATTGCAATGCGCACAGATGACAAACTCAAAGGCATCGGTTTTGCTCTAGGCCTGTGGTTCGCTCTGGCGTTACTTTTTGATGGCATGGTGTTATACATCGTGTATGCCTTCGCCGACTATCCGTTGGAAAAACCGCTGATCGGCATCAGTATGCTCAATCCCATCAATATTGCGCGCTCGATGATACTGATGAAAATGGATGTTGCCGCGATGATGGGTTATACAGGGGCTGCGTTTAAAAAATTCTTTGGCGGTTCTCTCGGTGTTATTGTATCTTTGGCGGCCTTGGTAGGATGGGCTGTGATACCGTTATTTGTTGCCAAGCGACACTTTTTAAAAAAGGATTTCTAA
- a CDS encoding ABC transporter ATP-binding protein, translating into MITIQSLIKNFGEQRVLNRVNASFDTGKVTAIIGPNGSGKSTLIKSILGLVTPDSGLITLDGKAIAPQDAEYRRRIGYMPQTARFPENMKVHELLSLMADLRDMVTDRDEELMRSLQLEREISKALKHLSGGTKQKVNAYLAFLFRPDVLILDEPTAGLDPVSSTLLKDKILKEKNNGRTVIITSHVMSELEEITDRVLFLNEGCVNFEGTIEDLRQKTGEERLERSIAHLMKGLGLWTLSKKY; encoded by the coding sequence ATGATAACAATCCAATCACTAATCAAAAATTTTGGCGAACAGCGCGTGCTCAATCGCGTCAACGCTTCGTTTGATACCGGAAAAGTCACAGCCATCATCGGACCTAACGGTTCCGGCAAATCCACGCTTATCAAATCCATACTCGGTTTGGTAACACCCGACAGCGGTTTGATCACGCTGGACGGCAAAGCGATAGCACCACAGGATGCCGAATACCGTCGGCGTATCGGATATATGCCACAGACCGCGCGGTTTCCCGAAAACATGAAAGTGCACGAACTATTATCGCTTATGGCCGATCTTCGCGATATGGTTACGGATCGCGATGAAGAGTTGATGCGTTCACTGCAGCTCGAAAGGGAAATCAGTAAAGCACTCAAACACCTCTCCGGCGGAACCAAACAAAAAGTGAATGCGTACCTCGCTTTTCTTTTTCGGCCGGATGTACTGATATTGGATGAACCCACCGCCGGGCTTGATCCCGTATCGAGTACGTTACTCAAGGATAAAATTCTCAAAGAAAAAAATAACGGTCGCACGGTGATCATTACGTCGCATGTGATGAGTGAATTGGAAGAAATCACCGATCGTGTTTTGTTTTTAAATGAAGGGTGCGTCAATTTTGAAGGTACGATCGAAGATCTGCGTCAAAAGACCGGCGAAGAACGGCTCGAACGATCCATCGCACATTTGATGAAAGGACTTGGACTGTGGACGCTCTCCAAAAAATACTAA
- a CDS encoding nitrous oxide reductase family maturation protein NosD, translating to MLGTTVFAKALHVGEGFSYSSVRSALEAAKNTDTIFVHKGRYAEGPLWIQKQVVLIGVDWPVMDGLATSEIWRIEASYVTVRGFVFVRAGISYTQENAAVKVNDARFVTIEDNRFEKNFFAIYLAKSSFCLVRNNFISSDGKTESSSGNGIHLWYCRAITIENNAINGHRDGIYFEFVKSSIIRNNHSLGNLRYGLHFMFSDSCTYTGNTFEENSAGVAVMYTRYIAMYGNTFRRNWGPASYGILLKDITDSDIRDNVFENNTAGVHMEGSNRMTMRRNRFVHNGWALRLLGNCTDNFFTENDFENNAFDVATNSRSNRNTFSMNYWSNYSGYDLDRDGVGDEPYRPVSLFSVISEQHTEAMILMRSLTIVALDLVERIIPSLTPAALMDDKPKMGRCL from the coding sequence ATGCTGGGTACGACGGTTTTTGCCAAAGCCTTGCACGTCGGAGAAGGATTTTCGTATTCGTCCGTGCGATCGGCATTGGAAGCGGCGAAAAATACAGACACGATCTTTGTTCACAAAGGACGTTATGCCGAGGGACCGCTTTGGATCCAAAAACAAGTCGTACTGATCGGCGTGGATTGGCCCGTGATGGACGGTCTCGCTACATCGGAAATCTGGCGCATCGAAGCGTCGTATGTGACTGTACGCGGATTTGTATTTGTCCGTGCAGGTATAAGTTACACGCAGGAAAATGCCGCCGTCAAAGTCAACGACGCACGTTTTGTGACGATCGAAGATAATCGGTTTGAAAAGAATTTTTTTGCGATCTATCTCGCCAAAAGCAGTTTTTGCTTGGTGCGAAATAATTTTATATCCAGCGACGGCAAAACAGAATCCTCGTCCGGTAACGGCATTCATCTCTGGTATTGCCGCGCGATCACGATCGAAAATAATGCTATCAACGGACATCGTGACGGTATTTATTTCGAATTTGTCAAATCCAGCATCATTCGCAATAATCACAGTTTAGGTAATCTGCGCTACGGGCTGCATTTCATGTTTTCTGACAGTTGTACATACACGGGTAATACATTTGAAGAAAACTCGGCCGGTGTGGCCGTGATGTACACACGGTATATTGCGATGTACGGTAATACATTTCGCCGTAACTGGGGTCCGGCATCGTATGGGATATTGCTCAAAGATATTACCGACAGTGATATTCGTGATAATGTGTTCGAGAACAATACCGCCGGCGTGCACATGGAAGGGTCCAATCGTATGACGATGCGGAGGAACCGTTTTGTACACAACGGCTGGGCGTTGCGGCTTTTAGGAAACTGTACAGATAATTTTTTTACGGAAAACGATTTTGAGAATAATGCGTTTGACGTAGCGACCAATTCGCGCAGTAACCGCAATACGTTTTCGATGAACTATTGGTCCAATTACAGCGGTTATGATCTGGATCGCGACGGAGTCGGTGATGAGCCGTATCGCCCCGTAAGTCTTTTTTCCGTGATTTCCGAACAGCATACGGAAGCGATGATCCTCATGCGCAGCCTCACGATCGTCGCCCTCGATCTGGTCGAGCGCATTATTCCGTCGCTTACACCGGCGGCGCTCATGGACGACAAACCCAAAATGGGGCGGTGCTTATGA
- a CDS encoding tryptophanase: MKHNVIIEPFRIKMVEPIYMTSEEERQQLLHQAHYNPFLLKSEHVLIDFLTDSGTSAMSHKQWAAMISGDESYAGAQSWERLESVVKDLTGYPHILPTHQGRAAERILYGHLGGKGKVFLSNTHFDTTRANIEFSGATAIDCPIPEALEPGKPHPFKGNIDLVQVEYWIKKYNAENIAAVILTVTNNTGGGQPVSLANARALSELCAKYKILFIIDACRVAENAYFIKHGEAECAHLSYKEIAQAMFDLADGCVMSAKKDGLVNIGGFLALRDDAIAAACTNLLIITEGFTTYGGLAGRDMDAMAVGLQEVFDADYLKYRIRSTQYLGEKINALGVPIMLPVGGHAVYINAKDLYPHIPVDQYPGQALVCELYKVGGIRCVEVGSVMFGKYEASGKLIPSPMELVRLAIPRRVYTQSHVDYVIEVFDEIVKNKEKVRGYKITYEPKFLRHFTAHFEKL; the protein is encoded by the coding sequence ATGAAACACAATGTTATTATTGAACCTTTTCGTATCAAAATGGTTGAACCCATTTATATGACGAGCGAAGAGGAACGTCAACAACTTTTGCATCAAGCGCACTACAATCCTTTTTTGCTCAAATCCGAGCATGTGCTGATTGATTTTTTGACGGACAGCGGTACGTCGGCTATGAGTCATAAACAATGGGCCGCTATGATCAGCGGTGACGAATCCTATGCCGGCGCACAAAGTTGGGAACGTCTGGAGTCCGTCGTCAAAGACCTTACCGGATATCCTCACATTCTGCCGACGCATCAGGGGCGCGCAGCCGAACGCATTCTGTACGGCCATCTGGGCGGCAAAGGTAAAGTTTTTTTGAGTAATACGCACTTTGACACAACCCGGGCCAATATCGAATTTTCCGGCGCCACGGCGATCGATTGCCCCATCCCCGAGGCGCTGGAGCCCGGTAAGCCACACCCTTTCAAAGGTAATATTGATTTGGTACAGGTCGAGTATTGGATTAAAAAATACAACGCTGAAAATATCGCTGCCGTTATCCTGACCGTTACCAATAATACCGGCGGCGGCCAACCCGTGAGCCTTGCCAATGCCCGTGCTTTGAGTGAACTCTGCGCGAAGTACAAAATTTTGTTTATCATAGATGCCTGCCGCGTCGCAGAAAATGCATACTTTATCAAACATGGCGAAGCGGAGTGTGCGCATCTTTCATATAAAGAAATTGCGCAGGCCATGTTTGATCTTGCCGATGGTTGTGTGATGAGCGCCAAAAAAGATGGGCTTGTCAATATCGGCGGATTTCTGGCATTGCGTGACGATGCGATCGCCGCAGCTTGTACCAATCTTTTGATCATTACCGAAGGTTTTACCACATACGGCGGACTAGCCGGTCGTGATATGGACGCTATGGCCGTGGGTTTGCAGGAAGTTTTTGACGCAGATTATCTCAAGTATCGCATTCGCAGCACGCAGTATCTCGGTGAAAAAATCAACGCGCTCGGCGTACCGATCATGCTACCCGTCGGCGGTCATGCGGTGTATATCAATGCCAAAGACCTGTATCCGCATATTCCCGTGGATCAATACCCCGGGCAAGCGCTTGTTTGCGAACTTTACAAAGTCGGCGGTATTCGTTGCGTGGAAGTGGGCTCAGTGATGTTTGGCAAATACGAAGCGTCCGGAAAATTGATTCCTTCGCCGATGGAACTCGTACGCCTTGCGATTCCGCGACGTGTATATACGCAAAGCCACGTGGATTATGTGATCGAAGTTTTCGATGAAATCGTAAAGAATAAAGAAAAAGTGCGCGGCTATAAAATCACCTACGAACCGAAATTTTTGCGTCATTTTACGGCGCATTTTGAAAAACTCTGA
- a CDS encoding nitrous oxide reductase accessory protein NosL — protein sequence MLRSNRFPALLSLLSLLVWSCTSGPEPIAYGQDECAHCRMGITDRRFGSEWVTEKGKIYKFDSIECLVKYYHQQKSANDQGTIWVTTFDQPETFIPAKDARYLRSEKRPSPMGLFLSAYNGNIAVENAQKENSGDIMSWEQLKAYIEKENRF from the coding sequence ATGTTGCGGTCAAACCGATTCCCGGCGCTGCTTAGCCTGTTATCATTACTGGTATGGTCTTGTACGTCCGGGCCCGAACCCATCGCCTATGGACAAGACGAGTGCGCCCATTGCCGTATGGGCATTACGGATCGCCGTTTTGGCAGCGAGTGGGTAACCGAAAAAGGAAAAATTTACAAATTTGATTCCATCGAATGTTTGGTGAAGTATTATCATCAACAAAAATCAGCCAACGATCAAGGTACGATCTGGGTGACGACCTTTGATCAGCCCGAAACGTTTATTCCGGCCAAAGATGCGCGCTATCTGCGCAGCGAAAAAAGACCCAGCCCGATGGGTTTGTTTCTCTCCGCTTATAACGGGAATATAGCCGTCGAAAATGCACAGAAAGAAAACAGCGGCGACATTATGAGTTGGGAACAACTCAAAGCTTACATAGAAAAAGAAAATCGTTTTTAA
- the nosZ gene encoding Sec-dependent nitrous-oxide reductase, protein MFRKPSARIVYASLVVLALAAVWIGCPAKKEATIGSGDAASKVFVPPGSYDEFYAFLSGGFSGQVSVYGLPSGRLFKTIPVFAVNPENGWGFNEETKGMLQTTDGFIPWDDSHHPELSMTDGTPDGRWLFINANNSPRIARIDLGTFRTEEIIEIPNSGGSHASPFTTINTEYVVSATRFSVPTPQADVAINSYKQNFKGAISFVKVDPKEGHMDLAFQILVPGFNYDLSHAGKGPSHGWFFFSTYNTEQAHTLLEVNASQNDKDFIMAVNWKKAEEYIKQGKAKPWASEYYINRYDDNKHTTISEKKKQVMMLDPKDCPDMLYLMPCPKSPHGADVDPSGEYIVGGGKLATVIPVFSFSKMIKAIEGKAFDGDRDGIPVLKYDAVLAGEVQEPGLGPLHTEFDGKGYAYTSHFVSSEVVKWKLGTWEVVDRMPTYYSIGHLMIPGGDSKQPWGKYVLAMNKITKDRYLPTGPELTQSAQLIDISGDKMRMLSDFPTIGEPHYAQGIAADLVRKHEVKIFDINKNEHKYATKSEKDAKVVREGKEVHVYMTASRSHFAPDNIEGVKVGDVVYFHVTNLEQDWDVPHGFAIKGNNNAELLIMPGETATVRWEPKTPGVYPMYCTDFCSALHQEMQGYVRVSAAGSNTALTFSTGK, encoded by the coding sequence ATGTTCCGAAAACCATCCGCACGCATAGTTTATGCGTCGTTGGTTGTGCTCGCATTAGCCGCGGTCTGGATCGGGTGCCCTGCAAAAAAAGAGGCAACGATCGGTAGCGGTGATGCCGCATCCAAAGTGTTTGTTCCACCCGGAAGTTATGATGAGTTCTATGCATTTCTCTCCGGCGGCTTTAGTGGTCAGGTGTCTGTCTATGGTCTGCCAAGCGGTCGCCTTTTCAAAACGATCCCTGTTTTTGCCGTAAACCCTGAAAACGGCTGGGGCTTCAATGAAGAAACCAAAGGTATGCTTCAGACGACGGACGGCTTCATTCCCTGGGACGACAGCCACCATCCTGAATTATCCATGACCGACGGTACTCCGGACGGACGTTGGCTTTTTATCAATGCCAATAATTCGCCGCGTATCGCGCGTATTGATTTGGGTACATTCCGTACCGAAGAAATCATCGAAATTCCCAATAGCGGCGGCAGCCACGCTTCGCCGTTCACGACGATCAATACGGAGTACGTCGTATCGGCGACACGTTTTAGCGTGCCGACACCGCAAGCCGACGTAGCGATCAATTCGTACAAACAAAATTTCAAAGGCGCGATTTCATTTGTCAAAGTTGATCCTAAAGAAGGCCACATGGATCTCGCGTTCCAGATACTGGTGCCGGGTTTCAACTATGATCTGAGCCATGCCGGTAAAGGTCCGTCTCATGGATGGTTCTTCTTCTCCACGTACAATACGGAACAAGCGCATACGTTGCTTGAAGTCAATGCCAGCCAGAATGATAAAGATTTCATCATGGCGGTAAACTGGAAGAAAGCCGAAGAATATATCAAACAGGGCAAAGCGAAACCTTGGGCTTCGGAATATTATATCAACCGTTATGATGACAATAAGCACACCACGATTTCCGAAAAGAAAAAACAAGTGATGATGCTGGATCCCAAAGATTGTCCCGATATGTTGTATCTGATGCCTTGCCCGAAATCTCCGCATGGCGCTGACGTGGATCCGTCCGGCGAATACATCGTCGGTGGCGGAAAGCTGGCTACAGTTATTCCCGTATTTTCTTTCAGCAAGATGATCAAAGCCATCGAAGGCAAAGCGTTTGACGGCGATCGCGATGGTATTCCTGTTCTCAAATACGATGCCGTATTGGCCGGTGAAGTACAAGAACCGGGCCTCGGACCGCTCCATACCGAATTTGACGGTAAAGGTTATGCGTATACGTCCCACTTCGTATCATCGGAAGTTGTCAAATGGAAACTCGGTACGTGGGAAGTCGTTGACCGCATGCCGACCTACTATTCGATCGGTCACCTCATGATCCCCGGCGGCGACAGTAAACAACCGTGGGGCAAATATGTATTGGCGATGAATAAAATCACCAAAGACCGTTATCTTCCGACGGGTCCGGAGCTCACGCAATCCGCTCAGTTGATCGATATAAGCGGCGACAAAATGCGCATGTTGTCGGATTTCCCGACGATAGGCGAACCGCACTATGCTCAAGGTATTGCGGCGGATCTCGTTCGCAAACATGAAGTCAAAATTTTTGACATCAATAAAAACGAACATAAGTATGCGACCAAGAGCGAAAAAGATGCCAAAGTCGTTCGTGAAGGCAAAGAAGTGCATGTGTATATGACCGCTTCGCGCTCTCACTTTGCGCCGGACAATATCGAAGGCGTCAAGGTCGGTGATGTGGTTTATTTCCATGTAACCAATCTCGAACAAGATTGGGATGTGCCGCACGGATTTGCCATCAAAGGCAATAACAATGCGGAACTTCTGATCATGCCCGGTGAAACCGCTACCGTACGTTGGGAACCGAAGACACCCGGCGTTTATCCGATGTATTGCACGGATTTCTGCTCCGCATTGCATCAGGAAATGCAAGGTTACGTTCGCGTTTCGGCTGCCGGTTCCAATACCGCGCTGACATTTAGCACAGGTAAATAA
- a CDS encoding cytochrome c: protein MKSYVLALAIFAAAISMTACGSSNEEAKASWGEAANKPAKPDPYAGLTAFEKEHGIGPVKEELKLEAINTTLVKKGEKAFETKCYACHRLDTKLVGPPLQDVLKIRKPEYVMNMMLNPEGMIKNHPDAKKLFAQFLIPMANQNLTMDECRAILEYLRHANENAKKPS from the coding sequence ATGAAATCCTATGTGTTAGCGCTCGCCATTTTCGCGGCCGCCATATCTATGACAGCTTGCGGTTCATCCAATGAAGAAGCCAAAGCTTCTTGGGGAGAAGCCGCCAATAAACCTGCCAAACCGGACCCGTATGCCGGATTGACGGCATTTGAAAAAGAACACGGTATCGGCCCGGTCAAAGAGGAACTGAAATTGGAAGCCATCAATACGACACTGGTCAAAAAGGGCGAAAAAGCCTTTGAAACCAAGTGCTACGCCTGCCATCGTTTGGATACCAAACTGGTCGGCCCGCCGCTCCAGGATGTACTCAAAATCCGAAAACCGGAATACGTGATGAATATGATGCTCAATCCGGAAGGTATGATCAAGAATCATCCGGATGCCAAAAAATTATTCGCACAATTTTTGATTCCGATGGCCAATCAGAATCTCACGATGGACGAATGCCGTGCCATCTTAGAGTATCTGCGCCATGCTAATGAAAACGCGAAAAAACCTTCGTGA
- the ric gene encoding iron-sulfur cluster repair di-iron protein — protein sequence MKSFEDMPLGQIVLEYPRSAEILEHYRLDFCCGGKKILSDACRDKDIALADVCRDIEKAIQSPSQGQQPKPIHEQPAGFIVEYIQSNHHTYMRHAIPLIERHLNKVAQVHGDHHPEMVTVREAFEALSSELKLHLQKEEVILFPYVCELENYITHHAPIRPNGFGTVLNPIHVMEHEHAFAGQQMEKIRTLTADYHVPVDACTTYRLLLHELQEFEQDLHKHVHLENNVLFPKAVMMEKQIFDKTTHN from the coding sequence ATGAAATCATTTGAAGACATGCCTCTTGGTCAAATCGTATTGGAATACCCTCGTTCAGCCGAAATTCTCGAACACTATCGTTTGGATTTTTGTTGTGGCGGGAAAAAAATTTTATCCGACGCTTGCCGTGATAAAGATATCGCGCTGGCGGATGTATGCCGTGATATCGAAAAAGCTATTCAATCACCCTCTCAAGGTCAACAACCTAAGCCGATCCATGAACAACCAGCGGGATTTATAGTCGAATATATTCAAAGCAATCATCATACCTACATGCGCCACGCGATTCCACTGATCGAACGTCACCTTAATAAAGTGGCACAGGTTCATGGCGATCACCATCCGGAAATGGTAACCGTTCGTGAAGCGTTTGAAGCGCTATCATCCGAGCTCAAATTGCATTTGCAAAAAGAAGAAGTGATTCTTTTTCCCTACGTCTGCGAATTGGAAAATTACATCACGCATCACGCGCCGATCCGTCCCAATGGGTTTGGCACCGTGCTCAATCCGATCCATGTCATGGAACATGAACATGCGTTTGCGGGACAGCAGATGGAAAAAATCCGCACGTTGACGGCCGATTACCATGTTCCTGTGGATGCTTGTACGACCTACCGTCTGCTTCTGCATGAGTTGCAAGAGTTTGAACAAGACCTTCATAAACATGTGCACCTCGAAAACAATGTTTTGTTTCCCAAGGCCGTCATGATGGAAAAACAAATTTTCGACAAAACCACACACAATTAA
- a CDS encoding Rrf2 family transcriptional regulator, with amino-acid sequence MLLTKSCLYGIRAAMYVASLGHKEYVPIQQISENLNISFHFLTKILQQLTENNIMISYRGPKGGVALARDPKDISLTDIVEAIDGPNIFDQCIFGLPGCGNLAPCPLHSEWAKHREKINAMFENATLNTLADKINTFNFRIADEGYEEEKKQPK; translated from the coding sequence ATGCTACTAACTAAAAGTTGTTTATACGGAATTCGTGCCGCGATGTATGTGGCGTCTCTTGGTCATAAAGAATATGTGCCGATTCAGCAGATTTCTGAAAACCTCAATATATCATTTCACTTCTTGACCAAGATTTTACAGCAGCTAACGGAAAATAATATCATGATATCCTACCGCGGACCCAAAGGCGGAGTGGCCTTGGCGCGCGACCCCAAAGATATTTCACTTACGGATATTGTCGAAGCCATAGACGGTCCTAATATTTTTGATCAATGTATTTTTGGATTGCCCGGCTGTGGCAATCTTGCGCCTTGCCCCTTGCATAGTGAATGGGCCAAACACCGTGAGAAGATAAATGCGATGTTTGAAAATGCTACACTCAATACACTGGCGGATAAAATCAATACGTTCAATTTCCGAATCGCCGACGAAGGATATGAGGAAGAAAAAAAACAACCGAAGTGA